In one window of Thermodesulfobacteriota bacterium DNA:
- a CDS encoding GAF domain-containing protein → MNRPASSGRASAELGKLRKELERAREREKEFISTRRAMLSLLEDNTAIAEGIMKSKREWETTFDSILDPILIHDSDMRVLKCNRAYQDAAGMPFSAIIGRRYYEVFPKMPGPFEACRKMIGKGEHHACTEEIRVAGPDRVYDVSFYVLEKDEPTAIQIFRDITEEKRRTERERLVYELSQDVMGSLDLAFRLKRICGTAVSFGFSIAWVGLLDPDTGEILSRTLATASEGRPPSVTEAASGPSGHLQYAEGLSSSAVRSGVPEIQNVVPAPWKAVPDGTEPGPGSAASFPITEAGKPIAVLTICSEKEEFPQNEVPFLQTLANHAALCIRNAKLFSELKETSQRMKEEMEITRHLLAIAFATEHTTDIDKLMGHVVESLRSIMEADCCISYLWDREKGVFEPSTQKGLPADLAPLFRINPLKPDLPFIMNAMESGPGIEVFEGGGSGKEALEWTGGAEAAIILPLVRKSEWLGVLLCLYTCPPGKYSGGLTRRDKDVLGGISYQVSTALDEAKLYQDSINRALDLSRKVETIGIMHEIDKSILSTLEPNEILEIAARMVSKIISCDRATVALVDREKGGFVYEAGFGISLEKGSLITFSDTTTTDILSAGRPQFVPDIAESVRLRLEEALFKDGFLSHLRVPLAIKGEVVGVLTVGARRKAAFTSDDLSVMEKLASQIGVALENARLVSDLSELFLGIVKTLSEAIDAKSSWTKGHSDRVTKYAMEIAREMSFSAEELKDMELAGLLHDIGKLGTYESILDKPGRLTDEEIAIIRRHPQKGADILSPIRQMKRIVPAIMHHHESYDGSGYPGGFKGGEIPLMARILAVADTVDAMSADRPYRKGLPIENILRELKRCSGTQFDPEVVKAFLRTVDGRPGHLTRV, encoded by the coding sequence TTGAATAGACCCGCCTCAAGCGGCCGCGCCTCAGCGGAACTGGGAAAGCTCAGGAAAGAGCTTGAAAGGGCGAGGGAGCGCGAGAAGGAGTTCATAAGCACGCGCCGCGCGATGCTCTCGCTCCTCGAGGACAACACCGCCATCGCCGAGGGCATTATGAAATCCAAGAGGGAATGGGAGACCACCTTCGACAGCATACTCGACCCCATTCTCATCCACGATTCCGACATGAGGGTCTTGAAGTGCAACAGGGCCTACCAGGACGCCGCGGGCATGCCGTTCAGCGCGATCATAGGGAGGAGGTACTACGAGGTCTTCCCGAAAATGCCCGGGCCCTTCGAGGCGTGCAGGAAGATGATCGGGAAAGGGGAGCACCACGCCTGCACCGAGGAGATACGGGTTGCGGGCCCTGACAGGGTCTACGATGTGAGTTTCTATGTGCTCGAAAAGGACGAGCCCACGGCCATCCAGATATTCAGGGACATAACGGAGGAGAAGAGGAGGACCGAAAGGGAACGGCTCGTATACGAGCTCTCGCAGGACGTCATGGGGAGCCTCGACCTCGCGTTCAGGCTCAAGAGGATATGCGGCACGGCCGTAAGTTTCGGCTTCAGCATCGCCTGGGTGGGGCTCCTCGACCCGGATACCGGAGAGATACTGTCCAGGACGCTCGCAACGGCTTCCGAGGGGCGCCCGCCATCGGTAACCGAGGCCGCATCGGGCCCTTCCGGTCATCTGCAGTACGCCGAGGGGCTCTCGTCGAGTGCAGTAAGGAGCGGGGTCCCGGAGATCCAGAACGTTGTCCCGGCCCCGTGGAAGGCCGTCCCGGACGGTACGGAACCAGGGCCGGGGTCCGCGGCCTCTTTCCCCATAACCGAGGCCGGGAAACCCATCGCCGTTCTTACCATCTGCTCCGAAAAGGAAGAATTCCCGCAAAACGAGGTCCCGTTCCTCCAGACCCTTGCGAACCACGCGGCCCTCTGCATCAGGAACGCGAAGCTATTCAGCGAGCTCAAGGAGACCTCGCAGAGGATGAAAGAGGAGATGGAGATAACGAGGCACCTCCTCGCCATAGCCTTTGCCACCGAGCACACGACGGACATAGACAAGCTCATGGGGCACGTGGTCGAGAGCCTTCGATCCATAATGGAGGCGGATTGCTGCATTTCGTACCTCTGGGACAGGGAAAAGGGCGTCTTCGAGCCATCGACCCAGAAGGGGCTCCCGGCCGACCTGGCCCCCCTCTTCAGGATAAACCCCCTTAAGCCCGACCTGCCGTTCATCATGAATGCAATGGAGTCCGGCCCGGGCATCGAGGTCTTCGAGGGGGGCGGCAGCGGGAAAGAGGCGCTTGAATGGACGGGCGGCGCCGAGGCCGCGATAATCCTGCCACTTGTCCGTAAAAGCGAATGGCTGGGCGTGCTCCTCTGCCTTTATACCTGCCCGCCGGGCAAGTACAGCGGGGGACTTACAAGGAGGGACAAGGATGTGCTCGGCGGCATATCCTACCAGGTCTCGACCGCGCTGGACGAGGCCAAGCTCTACCAGGACTCTATAAACAGGGCGCTCGACCTGTCAAGGAAGGTCGAGACCATAGGCATCATGCACGAGATAGACAAGTCCATCCTCTCCACCCTCGAGCCCAACGAGATACTCGAGATAGCCGCCAGGATGGTCTCGAAGATAATCTCCTGCGACCGGGCCACCGTGGCCCTCGTCGACAGGGAAAAAGGCGGGTTCGTATACGAGGCGGGCTTCGGAATATCCCTCGAGAAGGGGAGCCTCATCACGTTTTCGGACACGACCACGACCGATATATTGAGCGCCGGCAGGCCGCAGTTCGTGCCTGATATAGCCGAATCCGTCCGGCTGCGCCTCGAGGAGGCCTTGTTCAAGGACGGTTTCCTTTCGCACCTAAGGGTCCCGCTCGCGATAAAGGGAGAGGTGGTCGGGGTGCTTACGGTCGGGGCCAGGAGGAAGGCCGCCTTCACCTCCGACGACCTGTCGGTCATGGAGAAGCTCGCCTCCCAGATAGGGGTGGCCCTCGAGAACGCGCGGCTGGTAAGCGACTTGAGCGAGCTTTTCCTCGGCATAGTGAAGACCCTTTCCGAGGCGATCGACGCCAAGAGCTCCTGGACAAAGGGGCACTCGGACAGGGTCACGAAATACGCGATGGAAATAGCGCGCGAGATGTCCTTCTCGGCGGAGGAGCTCAAGGACATGGAGCTTGCGGGGCTCCTCCATGACATAGGTAAGCTCGGGACCTACGAGTCCATACTGGACAAGCCCGGCAGGCTCACCGACGAGGAGATAGCCATCATAAGGAGGCACCCGCAGAAGGGCGCGGACATACTCTCGCCCATAAGGCAGATGAAAAGGATAGTTCCTGCCATAATGCACCATCACGAGTCATACGACGGATCGGGTTATCCCGGGGGCTTCAAGGGCGGCGAGATACCGCTCATGGCGCGGATACTGGCAGTTGCGGACACCGTGGACGCCATGAGCGCCGACAGGCCATACAGGAAGGGCCTGCCCATCGAGAACATCCTGCGGGAGCTTAAGAGGTGCTCGGGCACGCAGTTCGACCCGGAGGTGGTCAAGGCATTCCTGAGGACGGTCGACGGGAGGCCAGGTCACCTCACGCGGGTGTAG
- a CDS encoding DsrE/DsrF/DrsH-like family protein, whose protein sequence is MATGLQTAPAEPRKSVTIVLFSGDLDKAIAAFVIATAAASMGMKVNIFFTFWGLNAIKRKGGLIKGQGWMQKMLNIMNYGHARKLALSKLNMMGMGPAMLKTMMSKKRVPSLDEFIKTASALGVGFYACEMSMTVMGLRKEDFIDECRDVIGAVSYISIAKDSNVNLFI, encoded by the coding sequence ATGGCAACCGGTTTACAAACAGCTCCGGCGGAGCCCCGAAAAAGCGTCACAATCGTCCTTTTCAGCGGCGACCTCGACAAGGCCATCGCGGCCTTCGTCATAGCCACTGCCGCCGCTTCAATGGGCATGAAAGTCAACATCTTCTTCACCTTCTGGGGGCTTAACGCCATAAAGAGAAAGGGCGGGCTCATAAAAGGGCAGGGCTGGATGCAGAAGATGCTGAATATAATGAATTACGGCCATGCCAGGAAGCTCGCCCTATCGAAGCTCAACATGATGGGCATGGGCCCGGCAATGCTGAAGACCATGATGTCTAAAAAGCGGGTGCCGAGCCTCGATGAATTCATAAAGACCGCTTCCGCCCTGGGCGTCGGGTTCTATGCCTGCGAGATGAGCATGACGGTGATGGGCCTCCGGAAGGAGGACTTCATAGACGAGTGCCGCGACGTCATAGGGGCGGTAAGCTATATTTCCATAGCAAAGGACTCGAACGTCAACCTTTTCATTTGA
- the udp gene encoding uridine phosphorylase produces the protein MAKAYHLDLDRKAIKGAAIALLPGDPGRSRPIAEAVARAYGTDFSLVASRREFTTCLTEALGRKVLVTSTGIGGPSTSIAIDELAQLGVTHFIRVGTTGAIQDNIKNGDCVITTGSVRLDGASTHYAPIEYPAVADFSIVAALVLGAKEAGVRFHVGVTASSDTFYPGEERPDSFMKYKLRRFRGATREWKALHVLNYEMESSTLLTVTSALGLKGGCVTGVVNRGSTGKITANALRAGTENAVRTAVAAIGFLLEGEGGLP, from the coding sequence ATGGCGAAGGCCTACCACCTCGACCTTGACAGGAAAGCGATAAAGGGCGCTGCTATCGCGCTTCTCCCGGGCGACCCAGGGAGGTCAAGGCCCATAGCCGAGGCAGTCGCCAGGGCCTACGGCACCGATTTCTCCCTCGTCGCATCCAGGCGCGAGTTCACCACCTGCCTTACGGAGGCCCTCGGCAGGAAGGTGCTCGTAACCTCAACTGGCATAGGCGGCCCGTCCACATCCATAGCGATCGACGAGCTCGCCCAGCTGGGCGTCACCCATTTCATCCGCGTCGGCACGACCGGGGCAATACAGGACAATATAAAGAACGGGGACTGCGTCATAACCACGGGCTCGGTACGCCTTGACGGCGCGTCCACGCACTACGCCCCCATCGAATACCCGGCTGTCGCGGATTTTTCGATTGTGGCAGCCCTCGTCCTCGGCGCGAAAGAGGCCGGCGTCCGGTTCCATGTGGGCGTGACGGCCTCGTCCGACACCTTCTACCCCGGCGAGGAGAGGCCGGACTCCTTCATGAAGTACAAGCTCCGGAGGTTCAGGGGCGCGACGAGGGAATGGAAGGCGCTCCATGTGCTCAACTACGAGATGGAGTCCTCGACGCTGCTTACGGTTACCTCTGCCCTGGGGTTAAAGGGCGGCTGCGTGACCGGGGTCGTGAACAGGGGCAGCACCGGGAAGATAACCGCGAACGCGCTCCGGGCAGGCACGGAGAACGCGGTCAGGACCGCTGTTGCAGCGATAGGGTTCCTGCTTGAAGGGGAAGGCGGGCTTCCCTGA
- the rpe gene encoding ribulose-phosphate 3-epimerase produces the protein MKISPSILSADFTRLGQELKALEDGGADYVHVDVMDGRFVPNITIGPFVVEAIRRGTKLPLDVHLMIEEPERYIDDFARAGSSIITVHVEAATHLHKAVQAIKGHGLRAGVSINPGTPASSLEAIIGDVDLVLVMSVNPGFSGQDFIPATLGKIKTVRAMIESTGRKIELEVDGGIKAGNIRTVAAAGADVFVSGSGVFSTPDYAKTIAQMKKEIASA, from the coding sequence ATGAAGATTTCCCCCTCGATACTCTCGGCCGACTTCACCAGGCTCGGCCAGGAACTCAAGGCCCTTGAGGACGGAGGCGCCGATTACGTCCATGTGGACGTAATGGACGGGCGGTTCGTCCCCAACATCACCATAGGGCCTTTCGTCGTCGAGGCCATAAGGAGGGGGACTAAGCTCCCGCTTGACGTGCACCTCATGATAGAGGAGCCGGAAAGGTATATAGACGATTTCGCCAGGGCCGGAAGCTCCATCATAACCGTCCACGTCGAGGCCGCCACCCACCTCCACAAAGCGGTGCAGGCCATAAAGGGGCACGGGCTCAGGGCGGGCGTTTCGATAAACCCCGGCACCCCGGCGTCGTCCCTCGAAGCGATAATCGGGGACGTGGACCTAGTCCTCGTCATGTCCGTGAACCCGGGGTTCAGCGGCCAGGACTTCATACCCGCGACACTCGGCAAGATAAAGACGGTCCGCGCAATGATAGAGTCCACGGGCAGGAAAATAGAGCTCGAAGTGGACGGCGGCATAAAGGCCGGGAACATCCGTACCGTGGCGGCCGCCGGGGCCGACGTCTTCGTCTCGGGCTCGGGTGTCTTCTCAACCCCCGATTACGCGAAGACGATAGCGCAGATGAAAAAAGAGATCGCTTCCGCATAA
- a CDS encoding DNA polymerase ligase N-terminal domain-containing protein: MGENRKFVVHWHEARRPHYDLRLERGGVLKSWAVPKGMPGQPGVKRLAIEVEDHPLEHFGFEGAIPEGRYGAGKIEVWDLGAYVVEAWEKDRIVVELIGKKISGRYALVRFMEKNWLLLKLKPRGVIRSG; the protein is encoded by the coding sequence TTGGGGGAAAACCGGAAATTCGTCGTGCACTGGCACGAGGCAAGGCGCCCGCATTATGACCTGAGGCTCGAAAGGGGAGGGGTATTGAAGAGCTGGGCCGTCCCCAAGGGAATGCCCGGGCAGCCCGGGGTAAAAAGGCTGGCAATCGAGGTGGAGGACCACCCGCTCGAGCACTTCGGCTTCGAAGGCGCCATACCTGAAGGGCGGTACGGCGCAGGCAAGATAGAGGTCTGGGACCTCGGCGCCTACGTCGTGGAGGCCTGGGAAAAAGACAGGATAGTCGTTGAATTAATTGGCAAGAAGATTTCCGGGAGATATGCCCTGGTCCGCTTCATGGAGAAGAACTGGCTTCTCCTCAAGCTCAAGCCGCGCGGAGTGATCCGTTCCGGATGA
- a CDS encoding Slp/YeaY family lipoprotein, with protein MAKRFLLLSALAAVLFSGCAPVISKETLGTVNRGLEFSEVASRPADYVGTSVVFGGTILETRNEEGRTVVEVLQEGLDSRLRPSERGESEGRFLVEFEGFRDPAIYSKGKRITVAGEVIGTERLRVGRGAYDYPVIQPREHALLDPPSYDPGPRIGIGIGLGYTRVR; from the coding sequence ATGGCCAAGAGGTTCCTCCTGCTTTCAGCGCTTGCAGCCGTTCTATTCTCGGGATGCGCGCCGGTCATCTCAAAGGAAACGCTCGGGACCGTCAACCGCGGACTCGAGTTCAGCGAGGTCGCATCCAGGCCGGCGGACTACGTGGGCACGTCGGTTGTCTTCGGAGGGACCATCCTCGAGACCCGCAACGAAGAGGGCCGGACGGTCGTCGAGGTACTCCAGGAGGGTCTCGATTCCAGGCTCAGGCCCTCCGAGCGGGGCGAATCGGAAGGGCGGTTCCTTGTAGAGTTCGAGGGTTTCAGGGACCCGGCCATATACTCGAAGGGCAAGAGGATAACCGTCGCGGGCGAGGTCATCGGCACAGAGAGGCTCCGCGTCGGCAGGGGCGCATACGACTACCCGGTGATACAGCCAAGGGAGCATGCGCTCCTCGACCCCCCTTCGTACGACCCGGGGCCGCGCATCGGCATAGGCATAGGGCTCGGCTACACCCGCGTGAGGTGA
- a CDS encoding sulfurtransferase TusA family protein, giving the protein MEEFAPDKTLDARGLSCPMPSVKTALALEGMVPGQVLLVLTDDPVSQKELPLWAEATGNKLLALDREEKTIRIFLRKG; this is encoded by the coding sequence ATGGAAGAGTTCGCTCCTGACAAGACCCTTGACGCAAGGGGCTTAAGCTGTCCCATGCCGTCCGTAAAGACGGCCCTGGCGCTCGAAGGGATGGTCCCGGGACAGGTGCTCCTGGTGCTTACGGACGACCCTGTCTCCCAGAAAGAGCTGCCGCTCTGGGCCGAAGCGACCGGCAACAAGCTCCTGGCCCTCGACCGCGAGGAGAAGACCATCAGGATATTCCTCAGGAAGGGATGA